From Trachemys scripta elegans isolate TJP31775 chromosome 18, CAS_Tse_1.0, whole genome shotgun sequence:
ggggccctaTTCCGGGGatcggccgaatcggcttaaagccggccctggtggggggTTGTGGATTGGGCAGGGGCTGTTGGCGAGGTCGTGGCTGGGtctggggctgtggggggttGTGGATTGGGATGGGACTGTGAAGGGATCATGGCTGGGTCAGCAGCTGTCGGGGGGGGTTGTGGCTGGGCAGGGGTTGTGGGGGGTCATGTCTGGGCAGCGGCTGTGGGAGGCTGTGGATTGTGCAGGGGTTGTAGTGGGTTCATGGCTGGAACAGGGGATGTTGGGTGTGTGGATCGGGCAGGGGCTGTGGGAGTATAATGATGCTGCCTCTGGCAGGACACAACTGatacaaattgcttagagcagggcagttacagcccaaggcttgGTTTCCTTTACCATTAAGGCACCGAACCAGCCAAACTGAGAGGACTTCgctctcaccccactggctaaccacaagtcacacaagcaattcccttagacactcgtttcccagtatcaccaccagtgccactcattatggggacgaatggttatgaaaaccaataccccagtaaaagaaaaaaggttctcctgatcccaaaggaccaagccccagacccaggtcaatatacaagtcagatcttacccacaaatcacgctgttgccaatcctttagaatccaaaatctaaaggtttattcataaaagaaagaaatataaatgagagttaaaattggttaaatggactcaattacatacagtaatggcaaagttcttggttcaggcttgtagcaatggtggaataaactgcaggctcaaatcaaCATCCCCAACATCCTCAAATCAACATCccctctggaacatccccagctgggatgggtcctcagtcctttgttcagagcttcagtttgtagcaaggttcctccagaagtaagaagcaggattgaagacaaaatggagatgatgctgctgccttttatagtccttttgccatgtggcttgtgctttCTTTGTTCCAACCACAAGCcatccagcacatggcatggaaaaaccttagagttctgtccataggccagtccctgcatactttgctgagttgcaaggcgtatctgccttctctcaatgggtcaattgtatagctgatggtccttaatgggccatcaagcaggctaggcagagctgacgccacattgtctggggtgtcacccagaagcatagcacaagtttgaaatacagataggatagagccaatacttataactttaaatacaaaaacgaCACACGCACatagatagcataatcataaccagcaaatcacaaccttttcatagacacctcacacgacaacctttgtacaatatttactgcaaatatataacagtggttgcaacaatgacctatacggtcacagtttatgtcaataacgtcatgGGGGGCCATGGCTGGGCAGGGGCTATGTGGGGTCGTGGATTggccagggctgtggggggctcATGGCTGGGAAGGGGCTGTGGGAGGGTTGTGaagtgggcaggggctggggggggcaaggctggggcaggggctgtggggacaTCATGGATTGGCTAGTGTCTGTGGGCGGGTAATGGCTGGGAATGGGCTGTGAAGGGGTAATGGCTGGGtcaggggctgtggggggatcaTGGCTGAatcaggagctgtgcggggggggtcATGGACGGAGCAGGGGCTGTGGAGGTGTTGTAGCTGAGTCAGGGGCCTTGGGGGGTCATGTCTGGGCAGGGGCTACGGGGGAtagtggctggggcaggggctgtgcgGGATGTGGAttgggcaggggctgtgggggggtcaTGGCTGGGCAGCGGCTCTGGGGGGTTCTGGAttgtgcaggggctgcagggggtcaTGGCTGGGTCAGGGGCTGTGGGGGgttgtgggtggggcaggggctgcaggggggttgTGGCTGGCACAGGAGCTCCAACCTCCTGGGGCTGTCCCTCAATGCTGCCTGTTCCACAGCTGGTTATACCAGTAACGAAGGGCCTGGAGCCGCTGCCTGTGTCCCCAGGAGCTGCTTCCCTGGGATCTGGCCCAGGCCAAAGCCGGCCTGCACTGAGCTCCCCTGGAAGCAAGGACTGGAACTGGCCAGTCTGGCCCTTCTGGGCAGCATTGAGTGATTGGGCTGATGAGTCCCAGCCAGGGGATATAAAGGAGAGCCCAGCTCCAGCAGAGGGTTTGCAGTGTGGTCtcttgtggctgcagcaggagggtGTGAGAGTGCAGGAAACCCCGtgccccctgctccaggctggggaaggtcCAGCCCCTTAAGCTATCAGAGCCTGGGGGGCGCAACAGTCACAGCTGAGAACAGGATTGTTGCTTTTTGTTATTGTTCCatgcttcttttttgtgttaaaAAGAATAAAGAGAGCCCTGAGGAAAGGGCTACAGACTGACCTGGACGTGCCTGATTGGCTCAGGCTGATGATCAGGTCCACCAGCCTTTGTGGGCCGATTAGAAGTCTTTTAGAAACTATGGGAGAACGTGTGGTATAAGAGCCTACAGAGAACAGAATAGACAGGGAGAGAGCACATGTCAAgtgggatgtgggtggggaggaggtatGTGGAGCAGGACacgggcagggaggggggatgcaTGGGGCAGGACACCAGCAAGGAGGGGATACATGTAGGGAGGTGACAAGTGGAGTGGGACATGGGCAAGGAGGGAATATGTGTGGGACGGGgggggaatgtggggggggggcggatacACATGAGTAGGTGGGATGTGTGGGGTGGAATGCAGAGGGGATACACGAGGAAGTGGGATGGGTGGGATGTAGTGGGGGGGAACATGGGGAGGTGGGACAGGTTGAGTGGGATGCAGGTGGGGGATACACATGGTGGGGTGGGATGCAGGGGGGGATACACATGGTGGGGTGAgataggctgcaggcagggaaaCGCATGGGGAGGTGGGACGGGTGGGGTGGGATGCAGAGGGGATACATGGACCCGGACTGGGAGAGGAACCCCTACAAATTTCACACACTTCGGCTTGAAGCCAACATCTGTTTGGATGGCTGTAAAGGGGCCCCTGCGAACAcgtgggatgggatggggcgaGACGGGGGTCTCCAGGGAGGGCAAGGCAGGGCTCCTCACACATAGTTCTTAAGGGCATAGCTCCCCAGGCTGGAGTGCTTCACCACTTTATACTTCATGGGGTATGGCGCATcttggctgggggggcaggagcagcacaatATGGCCCCCCCAAACACCAAGAGGGCACTTGCGGCCCAGCCCACATAGAGGGAAGCCCCCAGCTCCCTCTTTAAAGCCTCTGGCACCATGGGGTTGTAGAAGTTGCTGATGATGGTGTTGGCCGACCAGGACACAGGGATGAGCAGACCAATCCCAGCTAGAATGAAGACAGCCCCGGCGGTGATGGAGATCTTGGCCTTGGCCCCCTTGTCATCGACGCACCTGGTGCACTCGGCCCCAAAGATGGCAATAAGGAGGGCAAGGAAGGACACCACAATGGAGACCACAACTAGGGCTCGGGCTGCCTGGAGGTCCGAGGAGAGGTCCAGCAGCGAGTCGTAGACCTTGCACTGCATTTGGCCTGTGCTCTCGTACACACAGTTCATCCACAGCCCCTCCCAGAACACCTGGGCCACGATGATGTTGGAGCCAATGAAGGCCGTCACCTTCCACATGGGCAGCGCACAAGTCAGGATGGTGCCCAGCCAGCCCAGCACCGACAGGGCCAGGCCCCCCATCTGCACAGCCATCACCGTCATGGCTTACGGGCAAGTCAGGCTCTCACCTTTGGAGACAGTGGGAAGAGCGGTTTAGAGATGCtgcactgcacacacaccccgcaaACCGAATGCCGGTAATTTGTAGGAGGTGAAACCAGGGGCTGCACCAGCAGGGCGAGCTGGAGCAAGGCCCCAGATTAGGTGATCAGACTCAGAAgacttggctctgccacagtctccttgggtgacctgggcaagtcactctgaccttgctgtgcctcggtttcccattgCTACGATGTGAGAAGAAGTGGCACTTGGGGTCTTATGCTGGGCATCTGCACCACAGGCCAAGTTCTAGGAGACAGAGCTGGCTTCCCATAGGCAGAGCAGCCGCGATACCCACGGTTACCTTCGCCCAACCCTGTCCGTTATACCCCCAATGCCAAACTTTACCTGGTCAGGCTGAGCTTTTTCGGTGACTGCTCTTGCATGAAAGtggattgtgtgtgtgcatgtgtacatgTATGTACgtgtgtgtaacccttctgcccatttaagttggcagcaacaagggccgggttctgtatctaggggttccgtttcaataacacaatgcaaaaccggctcgagcccccacccagtgacctgggacaattacataccaccccctgggcgcctctaagaggcaatacttcccctctcgcaagcacggagtctgagtgtaacagaaaatgtttaataacatgaggtaaacaacatcagcattaaattggaaaaacaccagaactagagttcttagaccaaaccatgagcgaagacccaccccagcaaattgggccgtgtcctctcccattggttcttgaaaccagcgacccaagaatcaccaaagtcccaaaagtccaccaatcccaaagtctcttgggtccagcaacccaagaatcacaaaagtccgacaaccccccccaaagtctctgtccatgatcagtgcagccccagagttcaaaagggggggagagggcgagcagggtgttaaggggcaccttacgtgatccgaggccaaccggctgcttctccgtggggttccaccgcagccttcaccacgaactgctccattccacctgccgtcccactcctgccgtccccgaactgctctggcagctgctccgctccgctccgctccgctcaccgacctgtgagccgtgccgctccactccgctcaccgacctgtgagccacgccgctccgctccgctccgctccgctcaccgacctgtgagccgctccgctccgctcaccgacctgtgagccgagccacgccgctccgctcaccgacctgtgagccgctccgctccgctccagccgtcccttgggctgctcccacaaggctctgctctgctagctgctcctccagccgctccgctcaccgacctgtgagccgctccgctcacccccgctaagctaagttagcttagcaatagcttcaggctcccccactagttaacacagcctctgtgatctcagctcttaagtagctttagctcttttgtgatttcagctcttagcgatttcagctagtagtaggggagccccagtgctggtgcactattggtccaaagtgaactcagctcagcagtctgtaactagactcctaagggaatcaaagttagctctgacattcaacagtggagagaggaggaggtgcaattggtgtttcaggcccacaaaaaggacccacaccaccaggtaccaatacctgtccccatcctctctcaattcactgggttttgtaacccatgccccttgacaagcaaatgctacctaggtaatggtgaatgattcctcagtccttctgtcatacaacagttccactggccttgattcacagaatcagggtaacaaaactttattcttcctgccccaataacagagaaactggggatcccacaccagccaaagtaaccactttgagttgctgtggtttcatgccaggcgagtgggtgtgcctatgcaaacaagatcagcccctggagttcttttccacactcgccataattcaccaccagatgtcagggtagagcttatcctgactctgcttacatgtgtatatgtacatatatgtgtgtgcacatgtatgtacatatgtgtatgtgtgcTTGTGATTTTCTGAATATTCCAGCTCCCCGGGCCATACTCCCCAGCCTCAGTGAGTGGCCCACACTAGCCAGCCTCTGTCCCAAATTCCAATACCTCTTAGCCTATGGTAGGTGCactgggctgagagccaggagttcaagacagaacaagaagcaatggtctcaagttgcagtgggggaggtttaggttggatattaggaaaaactttttcactaggagggtggtgaagcattggaatgggttacctagggacagggccggctttagcaagagtggggcccgattcctgggggcggggcttgctgcaagccccacccccaggaatcgagctgcgctccggccggggtagCCAGGCTTGGGAATCGAGCCGCGCCgcaggggccgggccggacccGAGTGGAGCCGAGCCgcaggggctgggccggagccgagccgcgggggccgggccggacaCGAGCCACGCTGCGCCAAGCCATGGGAGCCAGgccggacccgagccgcgccgcactgctggggctgggccagaCCCGAACCGCGGGGGCTGGGCCTGAGCCAAGCCGCGGGGTCcaggcccgagccaagccggacCCGAGCCACGGGGTCCAGGCTGGACCAGACCTGAGCCGAGGGGACCAGGCCGGACCCAAGCCaggccgcgggggccgggctggagctgagccAGGCCGGAGctgagccgggctggagccgctggggccggcacgctcggccggaaccggggccggactgggccgtgcctccccggagcccttctcacgcccccccgccaccccagcatacctggtgctgcctgcccgcccctgcttcttttcagactctccgcgaacctctgattcgtgggaagcaggggagggggaggagcaggggcggagcattcaggggaggagaggagggggacgtgagctgggggcggggtggagagttgtggcgcggggccctcttagcgcggggcccaattcagccgaatcgactgaatcggcctaaagccggcccggcctagggaggtggtggaatctccttccttttttaaggtcaggcttgacaaagccctggctgggatgattttaaggtgaccagatgtcctgattttatagggacagtcccgatatttggggctttttttaatacgggctcctattactccccacccctgccccgatttttctcacttgctatctggtcaccctagatgatttagttg
This genomic window contains:
- the LOC117867609 gene encoding claudin-4-like, which translates into the protein MTVMAVQMGGLALSVLGWLGTILTCALPMWKVTAFIGSNIIVAQVFWEGLWMNCVYESTGQMQCKVYDSLLDLSSDLQAARALVVVSIVVSFLALLIAIFGAECTRCVDDKGAKAKISITAGAVFILAGIGLLIPVSWSANTIISNFYNPMVPEALKRELGASLYVGWAASALLVFGGAILCCSCPPSQDAPYPMKYKVVKHSSLGSYALKNYV